One stretch of Candidatus Poribacteria bacterium DNA includes these proteins:
- a CDS encoding ABC transporter permease, with the protein MNIQKALASLLQGRTSQIKNLFVNYCGPPLLALSGFFLLCGIVLQIRGQSPLEFYSIIFVSAFSSVDDFGYVLFNATPLIFTGLAVAIAYKSGLFNIGCEGQLYVGAFAAAYVGIHLNLPGFLLIPLCIGSAVIAGAAWSAIPGFLKARYGAHEVINTIMMNFVAFALMNYLVTSVYQEPGQMIPQTPQIYEAARLPRLASLLPILPHSNPLNLSFLLACGCAMCCYIFLTYTRWGYELRLLGNAPDVAAYGGINPRTVTVWVMALSGAVAGLAGVAEVLGYRYRFLDNFSSGWGFTGIAVALLGRNNPFGILVAAVLFGLLNKVALDIEILLEIRRGLFLAGQGVLIIWLVCTEGISRRRN; encoded by the coding sequence TTGAACATCCAAAAGGCACTCGCTTCCCTGTTACAGGGCAGAACATCTCAAATCAAAAATCTGTTTGTTAATTACTGTGGACCGCCCCTCCTCGCCCTCTCTGGGTTTTTTCTCTTGTGTGGCATTGTACTCCAGATACGCGGACAGAGTCCGCTTGAGTTCTACAGTATCATCTTTGTGAGCGCATTTTCAAGCGTTGACGATTTCGGGTATGTGCTCTTTAACGCAACACCGCTGATTTTTACAGGGCTTGCTGTGGCGATTGCCTATAAAAGTGGACTCTTTAATATCGGTTGTGAGGGGCAGCTCTACGTTGGGGCATTTGCTGCTGCTTATGTAGGTATCCACCTAAACCTCCCCGGCTTTTTGCTAATTCCGTTGTGTATCGGCAGTGCCGTGATTGCTGGGGCTGCATGGAGTGCAATCCCGGGTTTCTTAAAAGCGAGATACGGTGCACACGAAGTCATCAACACGATTATGATGAACTTCGTCGCGTTTGCACTCATGAATTACCTCGTTACGTCTGTATATCAAGAACCCGGACAGATGATACCTCAAACACCTCAAATTTATGAAGCGGCGCGACTCCCACGATTGGCATCCCTACTCCCAATTCTACCCCACAGCAATCCGCTGAATTTAAGTTTCTTGCTTGCCTGTGGGTGTGCGATGTGCTGCTATATCTTCTTAACATACACCCGTTGGGGATATGAACTCCGGTTGTTAGGAAACGCGCCAGATGTTGCCGCCTATGGCGGGATTAACCCGCGAACTGTGACCGTCTGGGTAATGGCATTAAGTGGAGCCGTCGCAGGATTAGCCGGAGTCGCTGAGGTGTTAGGATACCGATATCGGTTTTTGGATAACTTCTCATCGGGATGGGGTTTCACGGGTATTGCAGTCGCCCTCTTGGGGAGAAATAATCCTTTTGGTATTTTGGTGGCTGCTGTCTTGTTTGGATTGTTGAATAAAGTCGCCTTAGATATCGAAATTTTGTTGGAGATCCGGCGAGGGTTGTTTCTTGCTGGGCAAGGTGTATTGATTATCTGGTTAGTTTGCACAGAAGGTATTTCGCGGAGAAGGAATTGA